One window of Pseudomonas sp. ML2-2023-3 genomic DNA carries:
- a CDS encoding DUF3565 domain-containing protein: METALLAAIVMGRDLLQKNNEFASLTKQSPESEHNKDQRIILKTSTIIGWRQDEEQHWVVVLSCGHTQHQRHQPPWQSRPWVLDPEQRQAKIGQPFDCGWCAQDADSANLGN, translated from the coding sequence ATGGAGACAGCCTTATTGGCGGCGATCGTCATGGGGCGAGACCTTTTGCAAAAAAATAATGAGTTCGCAAGTTTAACCAAGCAATCGCCCGAAAGCGAACACAACAAAGACCAACGGATAATTTTGAAAACTTCAACGATCATTGGCTGGCGTCAGGATGAAGAGCAGCACTGGGTTGTCGTGCTCTCCTGTGGCCACACCCAGCACCAGCGTCACCAACCGCCCTGGCAATCAAGACCCTGGGTGCTTGACCCTGAGCAGCGCCAGGCAAAAATAGGCCAGCCCTTTGACTGTGGCTGGTGTGCTCAAGACGCGGATAGCGCTAATCTTGGCAATTGA
- the folE gene encoding GTP cyclohydrolase I FolE, with protein MSASLPGHYREILIDIGEDPDREGLLDTPKRAAKAMQYLCHGYEQSLETLVNDALFASDSDEMVIVANIELYSLCEHHLLPFIGKAHVAYIPTGKVLGLSKIARIVDMFARRLQIQENLTREIADAIESVTQAAGVAVVIEAQHMCMMMRGVEKQNSTMNTSVMLGAFREPSTRMEFLQLIGRSKS; from the coding sequence ATGAGCGCATCACTGCCCGGGCATTACCGCGAAATCCTCATCGATATCGGTGAAGACCCTGACCGCGAAGGTTTGCTCGACACCCCCAAGCGCGCAGCCAAAGCCATGCAGTACCTGTGTCATGGCTATGAGCAGAGCCTGGAGACCCTCGTCAACGACGCCCTGTTCGCCTCTGACAGCGACGAAATGGTGATCGTGGCCAATATCGAGCTGTACTCACTGTGCGAGCATCACCTGCTGCCGTTTATCGGCAAGGCCCATGTGGCCTACATCCCGACGGGCAAAGTACTGGGGTTGTCGAAAATCGCCCGCATCGTCGACATGTTTGCCCGTCGCCTGCAAATCCAGGAAAACCTCACCCGTGAAATCGCCGACGCCATTGAAAGCGTGACCCAGGCCGCAGGCGTAGCCGTTGTGATTGAAGCTCAGCACATGTGCATGATGATGCGCGGTGTAGAAAAACAGAATTCGACCATGAACACCTCGGTCATGCTTGGCGCGTTTCGCGAGCCGAGCACCCGCATGGAGTTCTTGCAACTGATTGGACGGAGCAAGTCGTAA
- the cysZ gene encoding sulfate transporter CysZ, with the protein MPAPVLSGPQYLREGLTLVLSPGLRLFVLLPLLINLVLFVGLIYFAGHQFSLWVDTLMPSLPSWLSFLNYLLWPLFVVLVALMVFFTFTMLANIIAAPFNGFLSEKVEAVVRGVDNSPPFSWGELAAMVPRTLAREMRKLGYFLPRAIALLILSFIPVLNLIAAPLWLLFGVWMMAIQYIDYPADNHKLGWNEMLAWLREKRWQSMSFGGIVYLVLLIPVVNVLMMPAAVAGATLFWVRERGDEALASR; encoded by the coding sequence ATGCCCGCCCCCGTTCTTTCTGGCCCGCAGTACCTGCGTGAAGGCCTGACGTTGGTTCTCAGCCCTGGCCTGCGCTTGTTCGTGCTGCTGCCGTTGCTGATCAATCTGGTGCTGTTCGTCGGGTTGATTTATTTCGCCGGGCATCAGTTCAGCCTCTGGGTCGATACCCTGATGCCGTCACTGCCAAGCTGGCTCAGCTTCCTCAACTACCTGTTGTGGCCGTTGTTTGTCGTGCTGGTGGCGTTGATGGTGTTTTTCACGTTCACCATGCTGGCCAACATCATTGCGGCGCCGTTCAACGGTTTTCTCTCGGAAAAAGTCGAGGCCGTCGTACGCGGGGTCGATAACTCACCGCCCTTCAGCTGGGGCGAACTGGCTGCGATGGTGCCCCGCACCCTGGCCCGGGAAATGCGCAAGCTGGGCTACTTTCTGCCACGGGCCATTGCGCTGCTGATCCTGTCGTTCATACCGGTGCTCAACCTGATTGCGGCCCCGTTGTGGCTGTTGTTCGGGGTCTGGATGATGGCTATTCAGTACATCGACTACCCCGCTGATAACCACAAGCTGGGCTGGAACGAGATGCTTGCCTGGTTGCGCGAGAAGCGCTGGCAGAGCATGAGCTTCGGCGGCATCGTCTACCTGGTGCTGCTGATCCCGGTGGTCAATGTGCTGATGATGCCCGCTGCTGTCGCTGGCGCCACCCTGTTCTGGGTGCGCGAGCGGGGCGATGAAGCGCTGGCATCGCGCTAG
- a CDS encoding glutathione peroxidase has translation MSAFHELTLDALDGKPLPLDTFKGKVVLVVNVASKCGLTPQYAALENLYQQFKGQGFSVLGVPCNQFAGQEPGTEEQIQAFCSLNYGVSFPLSSKLEVNGPDRHQLYRLLAGEGAEFEGEITWNFEKFLVGKDGRVLARFSPRTAPDDATVIQSIEKSLA, from the coding sequence ATGAGTGCTTTTCACGAACTTACTTTAGACGCGCTGGATGGCAAGCCGCTACCACTGGACACCTTCAAAGGCAAAGTGGTGCTGGTAGTGAATGTGGCCTCCAAGTGCGGTTTGACCCCTCAGTACGCAGCGCTGGAAAACCTGTATCAGCAATTCAAGGGCCAGGGTTTCAGCGTTTTGGGCGTGCCATGCAATCAGTTCGCCGGACAAGAGCCGGGTACCGAGGAGCAAATTCAGGCGTTTTGCAGCCTCAACTACGGTGTCAGTTTTCCTCTAAGCAGCAAGCTTGAGGTCAACGGGCCTGACCGTCATCAGCTCTATCGTTTGCTGGCAGGCGAGGGGGCCGAGTTTGAGGGGGAAATCACCTGGAACTTCGAGAAGTTCCTGGTCGGCAAAGATGGGCGGGTGTTGGCGCGATTCTCACCGCGCACCGCGCCAGACGATGCGACGGTGATTCAGTCGATTGAAAAATCCCTGGCTTAA
- a CDS encoding HopJ type III effector protein, with amino-acid sequence MTDVNTLRASLDSGEHLFADTLAFIAAHYDYQPQAFNNGGVENAAGQNEGSCKTLGLALLEGLSDQQALLAFGEHYRSVLATPEGTDHSNIRALIAHGLAGVKFDAQPLTRKA; translated from the coding sequence ATGACTGATGTGAACACCCTGCGCGCCAGCCTCGACAGCGGCGAACACCTCTTCGCCGACACCCTGGCATTTATCGCAGCGCACTACGATTACCAGCCGCAGGCCTTCAATAACGGCGGCGTGGAGAACGCTGCCGGGCAAAATGAAGGCTCGTGCAAGACCCTGGGCCTGGCGCTGCTGGAAGGTTTGAGTGATCAGCAGGCGCTGTTGGCGTTTGGCGAGCATTACCGTTCGGTGCTTGCCACGCCTGAAGGCACAGACCACAGCAATATCCGTGCGCTGATTGCCCACGGCCTGGCCGGTGTCAAATTCGACGCACAGCCGCTGACCCGCAAGGCGTAA
- a CDS encoding glycosyltransferase family 1 protein, translating into MTTALHIALITETFAPEINGVANTLGQLCDGLRARNHRVELVRPRQADDGGQRSNDELMLCRGLPLPGYPGLQWGLTSTHRLTKRWRQQPPDVVYIATEGPLGLCALRVARRLGITAVTGFHTNFQQYLRQHGLTLFTRALTHYLRWFHNRSALTLVPSTSQRVELARRHFERLDLLPRGVDSQLFSPAKRQDALRQSWGLRENDIALLHVGRLAPEKNLDALKRCLDALQARYPARRFKLIVVGDGSKRAALEASLPEAIFCGQQSGHALACHYACGDVFLFPSLSETFGNVVLEAQASGLGVVAYDEAAAGLHIRHGYNGVLAMPGDEYAWIEAACWLLEDPETLRTLRLNARRHASRQSWPGIVEQFESQLLRARQGSMCEAPVPIHVAVKKP; encoded by the coding sequence ATGACCACAGCCCTGCACATCGCCCTGATCACCGAAACCTTCGCGCCTGAAATCAATGGTGTTGCCAATACCCTTGGCCAGCTGTGTGATGGCTTGCGTGCGCGCAATCATCGCGTGGAACTGGTACGCCCGCGCCAGGCCGACGATGGCGGCCAGCGCAGCAACGACGAACTGATGCTGTGCCGGGGCTTGCCGCTACCCGGCTACCCCGGCCTGCAGTGGGGCCTGACATCCACCCATCGCCTGACCAAACGCTGGCGCCAACAACCTCCGGATGTGGTCTACATCGCCACAGAGGGACCATTGGGCCTGTGTGCATTGCGGGTTGCACGTCGCCTGGGCATTACCGCGGTCACGGGGTTTCACACCAACTTCCAGCAGTATTTGCGTCAACACGGCCTGACCCTGTTCACCCGTGCACTGACGCACTACTTGCGCTGGTTCCATAACCGTTCTGCACTGACCCTGGTCCCCAGCACCAGCCAGCGCGTGGAGCTTGCGCGCAGGCATTTTGAACGCCTGGATCTGCTCCCTCGCGGTGTTGACAGCCAGTTGTTCAGCCCGGCAAAACGCCAGGACGCCTTGCGCCAGAGCTGGGGACTCAGGGAAAACGACATTGCGCTGTTACATGTGGGGCGCCTGGCACCGGAAAAAAACCTGGATGCACTCAAGCGCTGTCTTGATGCGCTGCAAGCCCGCTATCCGGCGCGCCGGTTCAAGTTGATCGTGGTGGGTGACGGATCAAAACGTGCGGCCCTGGAAGCCTCATTGCCCGAAGCGATTTTTTGCGGGCAACAGTCAGGACACGCCCTGGCTTGTCACTACGCCTGCGGGGATGTGTTTCTGTTTCCGAGCCTGAGCGAGACATTTGGCAATGTGGTGCTTGAAGCCCAGGCCTCTGGCTTGGGCGTGGTGGCCTATGACGAGGCCGCTGCTGGCCTGCATATCCGCCATGGATACAACGGAGTGCTGGCCATGCCGGGGGACGAATACGCCTGGATCGAAGCCGCCTGCTGGCTGCTTGAAGACCCAGAGACCTTACGCACCCTGCGCCTCAATGCCCGACGTCATGCCAGCCGCCAAAGCTGGCCAGGCATTGTCGAGCAGTTCGAAAGCCAGTTGTTGCGGGCTCGACAGGGCTCCATGTGCGAAGCCCCGGTGCCCATTCACGTCGCGGTAAAAAAACCTTAA
- the folX gene encoding dihydroneopterin triphosphate 2'-epimerase yields the protein MPQLQPGMARIRVKDLCLRTYIGINEEEILNKQDVLINLTILYAAQEAVRDNDIDHALNYRTITKAVIQHVEENRFALLERLTQELLDLVMANGAVLYAEVEVDKPHALRFAESVSITLAASRQAATS from the coding sequence ATGCCACAACTTCAGCCAGGAATGGCCCGTATTCGCGTCAAGGACCTGTGCCTGCGCACCTACATCGGTATCAATGAGGAAGAAATCCTCAACAAGCAGGATGTGTTGATCAACCTCACCATCCTCTATGCCGCGCAAGAGGCGGTGCGCGATAACGACATCGACCACGCGCTCAATTACCGCACCATCACCAAGGCCGTGATCCAGCACGTCGAAGAGAACCGCTTCGCCCTGCTTGAGCGCCTGACCCAGGAGTTGCTGGACCTGGTAATGGCCAATGGCGCGGTACTGTATGCCGAAGTCGAAGTCGACAAGCCGCACGCGCTGCGCTTTGCCGAATCGGTCTCGATTACGCTGGCGGCGAGCCGCCAGGCTGCAACTTCATAA
- a CDS encoding acyltransferase, with amino-acid sequence MLDFLPAPLRGVIASLLLAINTIVCCTPLFIVAIFKLCLPFAAAQRVTDELMRRIHEAWIANNNRCMDLLRKTRWHIKGLEGLDYEHSYLVTSNHQSWVDIMVLQYVLNKRIRPLKFFLKQELIWVPVIGLAWWALGFPFMKRYSKAYLAKHPEKKGADLATTRKTCAKFKNQSVGIFNFVEGTRFTEAKHAQQNSPFRYLLKPKAGGIAFVLDAMGEQLQSIINVTIHYPGGRPGYWDLLCGNVKDVVVVFEELHIPAEFLGKNYDQDPEYRLAFQGWINQLWEDKDRLLEELHREFPKS; translated from the coding sequence ATGTTGGACTTCTTGCCTGCACCGCTACGCGGCGTCATTGCTTCGCTGCTGCTGGCGATCAACACCATCGTGTGTTGCACGCCGCTGTTCATCGTCGCGATTTTCAAGCTGTGTCTGCCCTTTGCGGCAGCTCAACGGGTGACCGACGAATTGATGCGCCGTATCCACGAAGCCTGGATCGCCAACAACAATCGCTGTATGGACTTGCTGCGCAAGACCCGCTGGCATATCAAGGGCCTTGAGGGGCTGGACTATGAGCACTCGTATCTGGTGACCAGCAACCACCAGAGCTGGGTCGACATCATGGTGCTGCAATACGTGCTCAACAAACGCATCCGCCCGCTCAAGTTCTTCCTCAAGCAGGAGCTGATCTGGGTGCCGGTCATTGGCCTGGCGTGGTGGGCGCTGGGCTTTCCGTTCATGAAACGCTACTCCAAGGCCTACCTGGCCAAGCACCCGGAGAAAAAAGGCGCGGATCTGGCGACCACACGTAAAACCTGCGCCAAGTTCAAAAACCAGTCCGTGGGGATCTTCAACTTCGTCGAAGGCACGCGCTTTACAGAAGCCAAGCACGCGCAGCAAAACTCGCCGTTCCGCTACCTGCTCAAGCCCAAGGCCGGAGGCATCGCCTTTGTGCTGGATGCAATGGGCGAACAGCTGCAGTCCATCATCAACGTGACCATCCACTATCCGGGCGGGCGTCCAGGGTATTGGGACTTGCTGTGCGGCAATGTGAAAGACGTGGTGGTGGTGTTTGAAGAGCTGCATATCCCGGCTGAGTTTCTGGGTAAAAACTACGATCAGGACCCCGAGTACCGGCTGGCATTCCAAGGCTGGATCAACCAGTTATGGGAAGACAAGGACCGGCTGCTGGAGGAGTTGCATCGCGAGTTCCCTAAATCCTGA
- the folM gene encoding dihydromonapterin reductase has product MPTSSAPILITGAGQRIGLYCAQQLLADGYPVVFTYRSEKPGVQNLRDLGAVALFADFSTEAGILDFIQRLKEHTDCLRAIVHNASAWLAETPQTETDAFTHMFSVHMLAPYLINLHCSELLKRSTPADIVHISDDVTRKGSSKHIAYCATKAGLDSLTLSFAAKLAPQIKVNGIAPAMLLFNPDDDAAYRTKALAKSALGIEPGAEVIYQSLRYLLDNPHVTGTTLTVNGGRHLK; this is encoded by the coding sequence ATGCCCACTTCTTCTGCTCCGATCCTGATCACGGGTGCCGGCCAGCGCATCGGCCTGTACTGCGCGCAGCAATTGCTGGCAGACGGCTACCCGGTGGTTTTTACCTATCGCAGCGAAAAACCCGGGGTGCAAAACCTGCGTGACCTGGGCGCTGTTGCCTTGTTTGCCGACTTCTCCACCGAGGCTGGCATTCTGGATTTTATCCAGCGACTTAAAGAGCACACCGACTGCTTGCGGGCAATTGTGCATAACGCCTCGGCCTGGCTGGCAGAAACCCCGCAGACAGAAACCGACGCCTTTACGCACATGTTCAGCGTGCACATGCTCGCGCCTTACCTGATCAACCTGCATTGCAGCGAGCTGCTCAAGCGTTCGACCCCGGCGGATATCGTGCATATCAGCGACGATGTGACCCGCAAGGGCAGCAGCAAGCACATTGCCTATTGCGCCACCAAGGCCGGGCTCGACAGCCTGACCCTGTCATTCGCAGCTAAACTGGCCCCACAGATCAAAGTCAACGGCATCGCCCCGGCCATGCTGTTGTTCAACCCTGACGACGATGCGGCGTACCGCACCAAAGCGCTGGCCAAGTCCGCGCTGGGCATAGAACCCGGCGCCGAGGTGATCTACCAGAGCCTGCGTTATCTGCTGGACAACCCCCATGTGACCGGCACTACCCTGACCGTCAATGGCGGCCGGCATCTAAAATAA
- a CDS encoding DUF1244 domain-containing protein: MTPQEQLELEAAAFRRLVAHLDSRKDVQNIDLMNLSGFCRNCLSKWYKAAADERQIDISLDDAREAVYGMPYADWKSQYQKEASAEQTAAFAQGKKQ, encoded by the coding sequence ATGACTCCTCAAGAACAGCTTGAACTGGAGGCGGCCGCCTTCCGCCGCCTTGTCGCACATCTGGACAGCCGCAAGGACGTGCAAAACATTGACCTGATGAACCTCTCGGGTTTTTGCCGCAACTGCCTGTCCAAGTGGTACAAGGCTGCCGCTGACGAGCGCCAGATCGACATCAGCCTCGATGACGCCCGTGAAGCCGTGTACGGCATGCCGTATGCCGACTGGAAATCCCAATACCAGAAAGAAGCCAGCGCCGAACAAACCGCGGCGTTTGCCCAAGGAAAAAAGCAATGA
- the trxB gene encoding thioredoxin-disulfide reductase, translated as MSEVRHSRVIILGSGPAGYSAAVYAARANLKPLLITGMQAGGQLTTTTEVDNWPGDVHGLTGPALMDRMREHAERFETEIIFDHINEVDLKNRPFTLKGDSGTFTCDALIIATGASARYLGLPSEEAFMGKGVSACATCDGFFYRNKPVAVVGGGNTAVEEALYLANIASKVTLVHRRETFRAEKILIDKLHARVAEGKIELKLNATLDEVLGDNMGVTGARLKNNDGSFDELKVDGVFIAIGHTPNTSLFEGQLELKDGYMVVQGGREGNATATSVEGVFAAGDVADHVYRQAITSAGAGCMAALDTERYLDGLQNAQF; from the coding sequence ATGTCTGAAGTACGTCATTCGCGTGTGATTATTCTGGGTTCCGGCCCTGCCGGTTACAGCGCCGCGGTCTACGCGGCCCGCGCCAACCTCAAACCACTGCTGATCACGGGCATGCAGGCTGGCGGTCAATTGACCACCACGACTGAAGTCGACAACTGGCCAGGCGATGTTCACGGCCTGACCGGTCCGGCCCTGATGGACCGCATGCGTGAGCACGCCGAGCGCTTTGAGACTGAAATCATTTTCGACCACATCAATGAAGTGGATCTGAAAAACCGTCCGTTTACCTTGAAAGGTGACAGCGGCACGTTCACGTGTGACGCCCTGATCATTGCGACCGGCGCCAGCGCCCGTTACCTGGGCCTGCCGTCCGAAGAAGCGTTCATGGGCAAGGGCGTTTCCGCCTGTGCAACCTGTGACGGTTTCTTCTATCGCAACAAGCCGGTTGCCGTGGTCGGTGGTGGTAACACTGCCGTTGAAGAGGCGCTGTACCTGGCCAACATCGCCAGTAAAGTGACCCTGGTTCACCGTCGCGAAACCTTCCGCGCCGAGAAGATCCTGATCGACAAACTGCACGCCCGTGTTGCTGAAGGCAAGATCGAACTCAAGCTGAACGCGACCCTGGACGAAGTGTTGGGCGACAACATGGGTGTGACCGGCGCGCGCCTGAAAAACAACGATGGCAGCTTTGACGAGCTGAAAGTGGACGGCGTATTCATCGCCATCGGCCACACGCCGAACACTTCGTTGTTCGAAGGCCAGCTGGAGCTTAAAGACGGCTACATGGTTGTGCAGGGCGGCCGTGAAGGCAACGCTACGGCTACCAGCGTCGAAGGCGTGTTTGCTGCCGGCGACGTGGCTGACCACGTTTACCGTCAAGCCATCACCTCGGCTGGCGCCGGTTGCATGGCCGCGCTGGATACCGAGCGCTACCTGGACGGCCTGCAGAACGCTCAGTTCTGA
- a CDS encoding peptidylprolyl isomerase, with product MTIAANKAVSIDYTLTNDAGEVIDSSAGGAPLVYLQGAGNIIPGLEKALIGKAVGDELDVSVEPEDAYGEYSAELVSTLSASMFEGVDQLEVGMQFHASAPDGQMQIVTIRDLDGDDVTVDGNHPLAGQRLNFKVKVVAIRDASEEEIAHGHVHGEGGHQH from the coding sequence ATGACGATCGCCGCCAATAAGGCTGTCTCCATCGACTATACCCTGACCAATGACGCTGGTGAGGTCATCGACAGCTCTGCCGGCGGCGCGCCGCTGGTCTACCTGCAAGGTGCAGGTAACATCATTCCGGGTCTGGAAAAGGCTCTGATCGGTAAGGCTGTTGGTGACGAGCTGGACGTTAGCGTTGAACCTGAAGACGCTTACGGCGAGTACTCCGCCGAGCTGGTAAGCACCTTGAGCGCCAGCATGTTCGAAGGCGTTGACCAACTGGAAGTTGGCATGCAGTTCCACGCTTCGGCGCCGGACGGCCAAATGCAGATCGTGACCATCCGTGATCTGGACGGCGACGATGTGACCGTTGATGGCAACCACCCACTGGCTGGTCAGCGTCTGAACTTCAAGGTCAAGGTTGTTGCAATTCGTGATGCCAGCGAAGAAGAAATCGCTCACGGCCACGTCCACGGTGAAGGCGGTCATCAGCACTGA
- the pta gene encoding phosphate acetyltransferase — protein sequence MQTFFIAPTDFGVGLTSISLGLVRTLERAGLKVGFFKPIAQPHPGDFGPERSTELIARTHGLKPPTPLGLAHVERMLGDGQLDELLEEIINLYQQAAIGKDVLIVEGMVPTRTASYAARVNLHLAKSLDAEVILVSAPENEVLTELSGRVELQAQLFGGPKDPKVLGVILNKVRTDESMEAFSARLKEHSPLLRSGDFKLLGCIPYQPELNAPRTRDVAELLGAQVLNAGDYETRRMSKIILCARTVLNTLQLLKPGVLVVTPGDRDDIILAVSLAAMNGVPLAGLLLTSDTQPDPRLMELCRGALQAGLPVLSVSTGSYDTANRLNGLNKEIPIDDRERAEIITDFVASHLDAHWLHQRCGTPREMRLTPAVFRYQLIQRAQQANKRIVLPEGSEPLTVQAAAICQARGIARCVLLAKPEEVHAVAKAHGFELPEGLEILDPDLIRARYVEPMVALRKTKSINAPMAEQQLEDPVVIGTMMLALDEVDGLVSGVIHSTANTIRPALQLIKTAPGCTLVSSVFFMLFPEQVLVYGDCVMNPHPSASELAEIALQSADSAAAFGITPRVAMISYSSGESASGEEVEKVREATLLAHEAQHSLLIDGPLQYDAAANEVVARQLAPNSQVAGRATVFVFPDLNTGNTTHKAVQRSADCVSLGPMLQGLRKPVNDLPRGAQVDDIVYTIALTAIQAANRPMDI from the coding sequence ATGCAAACTTTCTTTATCGCTCCCACCGACTTTGGTGTGGGTCTGACCTCTATTAGCCTGGGCCTGGTTCGCACCCTGGAGCGCGCCGGGTTGAAAGTCGGGTTTTTCAAGCCCATTGCCCAGCCGCATCCGGGTGACTTCGGCCCTGAACGTTCCACCGAGCTGATCGCCCGCACCCACGGCCTCAAGCCACCGACCCCACTGGGTCTGGCCCATGTCGAACGCATGCTCGGTGACGGCCAGCTGGATGAGCTGCTCGAAGAGATCATCAACCTCTATCAACAGGCTGCCATCGGCAAGGACGTACTGATCGTAGAAGGCATGGTGCCCACCCGTACCGCCAGCTACGCGGCTCGGGTCAACTTGCACCTGGCCAAGAGCCTGGATGCCGAAGTGATTCTGGTCTCGGCCCCTGAAAACGAAGTGCTGACCGAGCTTTCCGGACGGGTGGAGTTACAGGCGCAGCTGTTTGGCGGGCCCAAGGACCCTAAAGTACTCGGTGTGATCCTCAACAAGGTACGCACCGACGAAAGCATGGAAGCCTTCTCGGCACGCCTCAAAGAGCATTCCCCATTGCTGCGCAGTGGTGATTTCAAGCTGCTGGGCTGCATTCCGTATCAACCCGAACTCAACGCCCCGCGCACCCGCGATGTAGCCGAACTGCTCGGCGCCCAGGTGCTCAATGCCGGGGACTATGAAACCCGGCGCATGTCGAAAATCATCCTGTGCGCCCGCACGGTACTCAACACCCTGCAACTGCTCAAACCGGGCGTGCTGGTCGTCACCCCCGGCGATCGCGACGACATCATCCTGGCCGTCAGCCTGGCCGCGATGAATGGCGTTCCGCTGGCGGGCCTGCTGCTGACCAGCGACACCCAGCCCGATCCGCGCCTGATGGAGCTTTGCCGGGGTGCGTTGCAGGCCGGGCTGCCCGTGCTGTCGGTGAGCACGGGGTCCTACGACACCGCCAACCGCCTCAATGGCCTGAACAAGGAAATCCCGATCGATGACCGCGAACGTGCCGAAATCATCACCGACTTTGTTGCCAGCCATCTGGACGCCCACTGGCTGCATCAACGCTGCGGCACGCCACGGGAAATGCGCCTGACCCCAGCCGTCTTCCGCTACCAACTGATCCAGCGCGCCCAGCAGGCCAACAAGCGGATCGTTTTGCCCGAAGGCAGCGAGCCCCTGACCGTCCAGGCGGCAGCTATTTGTCAGGCTCGCGGCATCGCCCGCTGCGTATTGCTGGCCAAGCCCGAAGAAGTCCACGCGGTCGCCAAGGCCCACGGTTTCGAACTGCCCGAGGGCCTGGAAATTCTCGACCCGGACCTGATTCGCGCCCGGTACGTCGAACCGATGGTGGCCTTGCGCAAGACCAAGAGCATCAACGCGCCGATGGCCGAGCAGCAGCTGGAAGACCCGGTGGTGATTGGCACCATGATGCTGGCACTGGACGAGGTCGACGGGCTGGTTTCAGGGGTCATCCACTCAACCGCCAACACCATCCGGCCTGCCCTGCAGTTGATCAAGACGGCACCGGGCTGCACGCTGGTATCGTCGGTGTTCTTCATGCTGTTCCCCGAGCAGGTGCTGGTGTACGGCGACTGCGTGATGAACCCGCACCCGAGCGCCTCTGAACTGGCAGAAATCGCCCTGCAAAGCGCCGACTCTGCCGCGGCGTTCGGCATCACCCCGCGGGTGGCCATGATCAGCTATTCCAGCGGCGAATCGGCCAGCGGTGAAGAAGTCGAAAAAGTCCGCGAAGCCACCTTGCTGGCCCACGAAGCCCAGCATTCACTGCTGATCGACGGCCCGCTGCAATACGATGCCGCCGCCAACGAGGTAGTCGCCAGGCAACTGGCCCCCAACAGCCAGGTGGCAGGCCGAGCCACCGTTTTTGTGTTCCCGGACCTGAACACCGGCAATACGACTCACAAAGCCGTGCAACGCAGCGCCGATTGCGTCAGCCTCGGGCCAATGCTGCAAGGCCTGCGCAAGCCGGTGAACGATCTGCCACGCGGCGCTCAAGTGGACGATATCGTCTACACCATCGCCCTCACGGCCATTCAAGCCGCCAACCGACCTATGGATATTTAA